Sequence from the Clostridium saccharobutylicum DSM 13864 genome:
TGAATTAAATCAGATGTAAGTTTTCCATCATTAGTTTTCATAGTAATAACCTTGTGTCCTGTAGATTCAATAGCACCTGTTTCATGGCAATTGATATGAGACGTATCTGCTCCTATTGCTGCTTGATGTGGTCTTAAGAAAGCAGATATTGCAGTAAGATTCACTTGTGTTCCACCTACTAGCAAATGTATATCTACATCATCACGATCAATTTTCCTTTTTAATAAGTCTATAGCTTTCTGAGTATAGCAGTCTGTGCTGTACCCTTCTGTCTGCTCTAAATTTGTTTCTACTAGCGCATTTAATATTCTTGAATGCGCCCCTTCACTATAATCATTTCTAAAACTGTACATAATATAACCTCCACCTATGTTATTAATTTTTTTAAACATTAATCCATCTAACTCTAATAAAGAATACTTCATATAAATATCTAACATAGAACTTAAATTTATGTAATAACTAATCAAAATCAAATACTATTTTCAACTTGAATCTCTATAAGGCAGATGTAATTAGCTAAGATTTCACACTGAATAAAATCTTATAAATTCATACTTTTAACAATTATTTATAGTCATGAAATTTACTTTATTCCCATTCTATATAAATAAACAAACTACGGACTATATGTATGTTTTAAATGTATATCTAAACTAGAAATAGAGGTCATGCTTTTGTGTAGTGTTACCTCAAAATTTTCAGTAACCGAAACAAAAGCATGACCTCTATTTCGGTTAGTTATCACATAACTTCAAATTCCAAGTTGTTTATCTACAACACATATATTTTATGAACACACTTCAATTATTTGTATTGATAAATTTTTTAATACTTTTTTTCCAACTTCAAATATCATTTCCTCTGTCAATTCATCTAATCCATTAATTTCATCAATATATATTTTATAGTCTCCAAACATAGAATCATATGTAGCTAACTCTTTTGCTAACACTATGCTTTGTTCTTCTCTAAACAATCTCTTTAATTTAAAACTTTTTATTAATTGTTCCATTTGCATTCTATCTATATGATACTGTGATAATTCCACTTTTCCTATGCATTCCTTAATTAAACTTATAGCTTTATCTACATTTTCCTTAGCTGTGTTAAAAGTTATCTTATATAATTTTATATAATTTTCATTTGCAATTTTAGTAATCACATCATATATAAGTCCATTCTCAGTCCTAAGTATATCATAAAGAAGTGAATTAACTCCTTCACCAAAATATTGATTGAAAATTCTAAGGCTTTTCATTTCTATACTAGTTAGGTTATCTATTGGACATATTATTTCAACCCTACATGTTTTGATGCCATTTCTTTTATTATTAAGTACTTCTACTTTGGGATATTCATATTCGATTTTCTTACAATTCAATTTATTGCTTCCATCATTTTTATCCAACTTTACTTTCCATTGACCAAAATACTTATTTATAATATATTTAACTTTTTCAAATTCTCTTGATGAAATTACCACAATAGAAGTATTTTGTGGGAAATAATATTTATTATAAAATTTCTTTATATCACTTAATGTCATACTCTCTAAACTATTCTTAGTTCCTATAATTGGGTACTTTATTCTTCTACTATTAAAACAATTAAAAAACAGTTTATCTTCACAATATTGCTCTAATTCTTCATCCCATTCTTCAAGTTCTTGTTTTATTACATCCATTTCTTCTTTAAAACCATCATCTCCAAAAGTAGGATTAATAATTATATCTGATAATAATTCTAAACCTTTTTCTAAATCTGGTCCAAGCAAGGTCCCATAATAAATCACATATGGATAATTTGTCATAGCATTGTTAAATCCAAAAACATTAGTTAAATCTTCATTTATTTGTTTCTCCGTTCTATTTCTAGTTCCCTTATACACCATATGTTCAGTTGCGTGAGCTACACCATACTTTTCATTTTCAACTCCTGCACCTGCATCTATTGATATGCAAATTGATGTAAGTTCTGAATCAGTATGCTTATATATTAATTTAAAATTATTTTCAAAAATATATTCTTGCAATTATTTTCCCTCCCTACAAATTTTATAATTTATTTATCTGTGATAGGCAACTCTTGATTGAATGTACCTTATACATTGAAATATATATCATACTAGAAAGAACTGGTAGTCTTTTGTGCAGTATTGCATTGAGAATATGGTTGCAGGTATTTCTACAGTAGAAGTTGTTCCATTTTAATTTGTCCAAATTTTACACTTGGACAAATTAAAATGGGTGCAACTCCTACTGTTAGAAATCCGCAGCCATATTCTCTAGCAATCAAGCAACAGACTACCAGTTCTTTCGGTAAGCTTTTACATATATCTAAATTACAACTTGCCTATTTGTATACAACTATTTCTCTACAGCTTTTAATGCAATAGCACATTCAATTCTCTTCTTTTGCATTTTACATCCAATTTCATATGGAATATTCATATCACCATTGAAATTAAAGTTATTTGCTTGGCATCCACCACTACAGTAGAATTTAGCCCAACATTCTCTACACTTAGGTTTATTATATATATGAGATTTTTTAAACTTCTTAGCAAGATCAGTATCATATGTATCATCATAAATGCTGCCTAACTTAAATTCTTCTTTTCCAACAAATTGATGACATGGGTATACTTCTCCTTGTGGAGTTATTGCTACATATTCAAATCCAGCACCACAGCCTGAAATTCTCTTATAAACACATGGTCCACCTTGAAGATCTATATTAAAGTGATAGAATTTAAATTCATCATTTCCTTCTCTTTTTCTTGTTGCCATTTCTTCATATAACTTATCATAGTTATCAAATATTGTATCAATATCACTTTCTCTAAGAGCAAGTGGATGTCCATCTTCTAAAACAACAGGCTCTATAGATAATTCCCTAAAACCTTCATTAACCATAGCCATCACATCTTGATAAAAATCAGTATTTTCTCTTGTGAAAGTCCCTCTTACATAGTAAGTCTTTCCTGGTGTTCTTCTCTTAATCATTTCTTTAATATTAGGAACTATATCATCATAAGAACCACTCTTATCAGGTTTAATTCTAACATTATCATTAACTTCTTTTCTACCATCTAAAGAAAGAATTATATTTCCCATTTCTTTATCCATATAATCCATCATTTCAGGAGTTAAAAGGGTAGCATTAGTAGTCATAGTAAATCTAATTCTCTTACCCCATTTTTCTTCATTATCTCTTGCATACGCAATTATTTCTTTTATAGTATCCATGATTAAAGTTGGTTCTCCACCAAATAAATCAATTTCTATATTTTTTCTTGGACCACTTCTCTTAATTACGTAATCAATAGCTTTTTTAGCAGTATCAGCACTCATGACACCACCATGTCCATGATATTCACCTTCATCTGCGAAGCAATATTTACATCTTAAGTTACATCCATGAATTACATTTAAACAAATAGCCTTTATATAATCTCTATCTTCCATAGAACTATGAGCTATATCTTCATATTGATCTTCTGAATATAGAATTCCATCCTCAGCTAATTCTTGAATTTCATCATAAGCTTCTGAAAGTTCTTCTTCATCATACTTGCCTTTAAGACTTTCCAATATTTCTTTTTTATTTCTTAATTTATCATCATCTAATATGTCATAGACTAATTCGTCTACTACATGAACTGCACCAGTATTTACATCTAAAACAAAATAATTTTCGCCTTGTTTGAATTTATGTATCAAAGCCAATTTAAATTCCTCCTAATATACAAAGTAAGCAGCAACTATATAGTTACTGCTCGAAAAATTAGTTTTCGCACTCTAAGTTTGCAACTGTACAAGATGTTTTACAAGCTGATTGACATGAGTTTGCACATTCCTTACATCCTGGTTTACATAAACTATTCTTAATATTTGGTTTGTTTATAGTTTTTATGTGTTTCATTACAAAAACCCTCCATTTTTAAATATACTAGATAATTATAGCATAATATCCATCACTATTAAAGAATTAGTGCTATCTCTTTTTATCAAATATAGACACAAATTATTCATTTTTATAAATAAACCATACAAAAATAAATACTTGCTAAATAGTACTAAAAATAGCTGCACATATGTGTATCTAAATTTTTCATACTATAAAACAAGTATTTATTATACTCTTATAAATCTTTCCCTAATATTAACATACCTATATTATTGTGTAGTTAGAATTACAATTAATTGAATTAATTATAAATGTGTAATCTGAATTATATTAATTTCAAATATCTGTTTTTAATCTTTAAGCATATATAATACTATAAATATGTCATAACCACAGTTGATTTAATATTATTTACCCCTTAGGCTTTTAATTAACACCTATGCGTAAATTATATCTACATTTCTTCTATTTGTATATTATACTAAAGTATACTTTTTAATAACATAGAGCATATTTTTAAAAATAACTAATCCATCTGCCAAGCCCATTTTTCATAATGACACTTTAGACTTGTTATTTTCTTTCATGTGCCTAAAAGAAACTAATAGAACTATATTATGCCCTTTTCTTTTAAAATATTTAATGCAGTTGTTTTATTTTTTACTTCTAGTTTAGAATAAACAGCTGCAATATGCTTCTTTACTGTAATCAAAGCAATATTTAGTTTTTCAGAAATCTCACTTTGCTTATATCCTTTATTCACTAAATTCATTACTTCACTTTCTCTTGGTGTTAATTCTATTTTTTCATCATCACTATAATTTTTCATGTACATATAGTTAAACTTTTCACAATTAGGCAGCAAAACTTTCACATATTCCTCTTCTTTTTCTATATGTCTCAAAATAGGTAATATATACGGTGCTAACTCTGCAAAACACATTACAACATGATCCTCTTTAGCATACGATATAGCTTTCATTAATGAATCTTTAGCTTTTTCAATCCCGTATAGATTATATTTTGCAATTGAGTCAAATATATATGAATATATAATTCCAAACATACCATTTTTATTTTTACAAACTTCTAACATTGTTTCTGCTTGAACTTCTAATTCAATATAGCTTTCTTTAAGCATCATAGCTAATGCTGATACAATATATCTCAAAGTTATAACCGGTGAAATATTTTGCATCTTAGGTCTTTCATAATTTTTAACACATTTATTTATTTCTTCTAAATTTCCAGTAATTCCATATATATATCCCATAGGTATTTCTTCACCTTTTAGAAAACTCGGAATATTAAGTTTTTGATATTCCTTAATTAATATTTCTAGCTTACTTGTAGCCTCACGTCTATTATTTTTATTCAAACAAATCCTCATCAAAAGGAAAAGTGAACAAATTATAATACTTGTCTGTTTTTTTATTTTTGCTTTATGTAATGCTTTATACGCAAACAATTCTGCCTCATCTACATTTCCAGTTTCAAAAAGATATTCTGCTTTTATTAAATAATTTGATCCTGTAGCTCCACCGTTAGATATGCGAATGAAATACTTTATTCCTTTTTCAAAACACTCTGCTGATTCTTTTAATTTTCCCCGTTCCCTATAATATAAGCATAAAAAATGTGGAGATCCAAAAGTAACTGGCATCTTATCATTTGCTATCTTAGAAGTTCCCCCATTAAAAAATTCATAAGCTTTCTTATGATACTCAATCATCTTTTCTACATCATTCATGCTTAAAAGACTCTCCAAGAATGCAATTTCACCCAGCACTTGGTTCTTATCTTTAAGATTTTCATCTTTCTCATAGATAGATTTTGCTTCATATAGACGTTCCCTAGCAATCACACCATTCCCATAAAGTATGTAAAAAAATAAATATGTTAAATAAGCTACAGGCCTATTTATTTTTTCGTTAATATTTAATTCGTCAAAAACTGAATTTATAATTCTTTGCCATAGGCTGGTAAGATCTATTGTATAATTTCTTTCCATTAAATCAAGAACGCGCTTAAAGTTCTTTGCTTTATAATAATATTTTATTGCTTGTATATCTTCGTTATTTTTTGAATACCAATCACCGCTTGCATTATTTACTTTATTAAAATCTATATTAGAATATAAAAGTTCTTCTTGTAATGCACTCTTTAAAATAGAATGCATTGTATATAGCTTCGATTTCGAATCATATCTTATAAAACAGTTATTTGAGATTAAATTTTTAATTATTAACCTGCATTTTTGATTTCCAGTAATATATATAGCTTGCTCTAATGTAAAGTTCTCAACTAATGCAAGTTTTAAAAGTATTTCTTTTGTTGTTTCATCAAACTTATCATACGCAGCAATTTTAATCAATTCCGTCGCTTTTGGTATATCATCAAAAGTATTTTCATTATGATATTGAAGTAATGCAAGATAAGTAGCAGATGGCCATCCACCCGTATATTCATATACTTCTTTTTTTTCTTTATAGCTTAATTTTATTCCATTAAGTTTAAAGAATTCTACAGTTTCTTCAAATGTAAATGATATATCATCCTGCCACATTATTATGCATTTTTGCTTTAATTCAAGCTCAATATATTCATTTGATGGTCTATTACGACTTATTATAACAATATGTAAATTAAATATTTCTTCTAAACATATAGTTTTTAAAAAATCATTAATATATTCATTTTCTTTATCATACCAGTCATCGATAACTATAACAGTTTTTTGCTTCAATTCATCCTTTATTATATCTATAATTTCATAGACATAATTATCATTTTTAGGGAATCCATACTCACTAAGTCTCTCACTAAGACTTAAATTTGAGCTTTTAATTGATTTACAAAATTTATACCACATCCAAATATCATCGTTCTTTTTATTACCTACATCAAACCAAATAGTTTGTATTTCTTTTTTATTTTCCAAAAAATTTCTTACTGAAGTTGTTTTACCATATCCCATGGGTGCTGAAATAAAAAACACAGGCACCTCAAAAATTTGAGATAACATACTAGTAATACGCTTTCTATGTACTAATTTAGGCCTAAAGATTCCTTTCGTCATAAATAATTATCACCCTTAATATAAATCATTATGCTTAGTAACATAATTAAATTTTTATGTTTATAAACTACCATACTATTCCAAATAATACTACACATTTTAATATTAATATACATATTATATAGTTTTCTAAATTACATACCAATACTTTACCACACCTAATACTCAACTTCAAACCTTTCTTTTGTATAATTTAACTGTTCATATTAAAGTCTTTATATGATATACGAATAGCAATTCCAGCTTCATCAAATTTATAGTTTGTACTATTAATTGAACTTTTATTATTAACTTAATTCATACCTACAGTATAAAAGGCTTCTGCCATCTCGCTAGAATCTTTGTTAATTCTTATTCACTTCTAAAAAAATAAAAATAGTCTTCAACATTAAAGACAAGTTAATGTTGAAGACTACTTATAATGTATAATTTTACTATTGTGTTTTAAGACACATGAAAGAAAATATCAGGTTCAAAATATCATGATTTTTTTTAAATGTGCGTAAATATTATCCGCAAAAAATTCTATAATTCAATAACTCTACTTAAAAGTTGATTACTTCTCTTTATAAACTCATCCATTTCATTTGCATCCAATTCCTTATTAGCTATTTTAGCTAAATCCATAATATGTTCACAAATTGTCCTAACTTCATCTTTTTTAGAATCATCCTTAGAAACTTCTACAAGCTTCTTAATTATAGTATTTTTATTATTTACTACTAAAGTTTTTTCTTCATTGAACATTCCTGGAAAATTCATTCCTGATTTTGCATACATCTTGCTCATTTGAGCCATTCTTCTTGATTCTTCTGAAACTAAAATAAGTGCTGGTGTTTCTGTATTTTTCAATGCTTCAACTGATAATTTATTAACCTTTTCACCAAGAGCAGTCTTAAATACATGTTCTATTTCCTTATTTAATGCTTTTTGAGTTTCATCATTTTCATCAGTCTTTGATCCTAAAGTATCTGAAATATCAGAATCAATTCTATTAAATTTCACTCCTGATTCATGCATTTCTAAAAATGAAATAAAATGATCATCTAAACTACAATTCAATATCACTGCATCCAAATCATATTCTTTAAACATTTTAATATATTGAGATTGTTGTTTTTCATCATTGACATAAAATACTTTATTTTCATGCTTTTCTTTGTTAGCTTCAAGATAATCTTTTAATGTTACAAACTCGTCTTTTAAGTTTTTAAAGATTATTATATCTTTAATTTTTTCATAGAATTTTTGATCTCTTAAACAACCATATTTAATAAATATTTGTATATCTGGCCAAAACTTATTAAATTCTTCTCTACTATTTTTAAATAAGTCAACTAATTTATCTGCAACCTTTTTAATTATATGGTTAGAAATCTTAGAAACTTCTTTATCATTTTGAAGGAAACTTCTTGATACATTTAGAGGTAAATCCGGACAATCTATAGTTCCCTTTAGTAATAATAAGAAATCTGGAATTACTTCTTTTATATTATCTGCAACAAACACTTGATTATTATAAAGTTTTACTTGCCCTTCTGTTGCTTCAAATTCATGAGTTAATTTAGGAAAATATAATATTCCTTTTAAATTAAATGGATAATCAACATTTAAATGAATCCAAAATAATGGTTCATTAAAATCCATAAATACTTTTCTGTAAAAATCTTTATATTCTTCATCAGTACAATCTTTAGGTGCTTTAATCCATAAAGGCTTTGTATCGTTCAAAGGTTTTGGTGCTTCTGGCTCTACTAATTCTTGATATTCAGTACCATCTTCCTTTTTCTTTGTTACATATTTAGGTTCTTCTTTTGGTTTATTTTCATCTTCTAAATATATTTCTGTAGGTAAAAATGAACAATACTTCTTTATTATTTCTCTAACTTTATATTCTTCTAAGAACTCTTTACTTTCTTCATTAATATATAATGTTATAGTTGTCCCTCTTGTAGTTCTCTCTTCAGACGTAGATATTTCATACTCAGTGCCACCTTCATTACAAACCCATTTTACTGCTTCAGCTTCACTTTTATATGATAATGTATCTATTTGAACTTTGTCAGAAACCATGAATGTTGAATAAAATCCAAGACCAAAATGACCTATTATATCCTTACCTTCATCCATTTTATCTTTATATTTTTCCACAAAATCTGTTGCTCCTGAGAAAGCAACTTGAGTAATGTATTTTTTTACTTCTTCTTCAGTCATTCCAATACCATTATCTATAAATTTCAAAGTTTTATTTTCCTTATTTATAGATACAGTCACTTTATACGATTCCTCTTTATCTATATTAGCTTCGCCTAAAGAAACTAGTCTTTGAAACTTACTTATTGCATCACATGCATTACTTATAACTTCTCTAATAAAAATGTCTTTGTCAGAGTATAGCCATTTCTTAATAATGGGAAATATATTCTCTGTATCAATTGAAATATTACCATTTTCTTTTATCATTATAACCACTCCTCTTATTTTTCTAGAAAATATTTTAGCCTAACATATGCTAATTGTCAAATTGTTCTTTAAATAGTTTAACAATGGATACTTACATCATTGTATATAATAATCTATATACTTAGCATGTCTTATTATAAAGATACAGTTTATACTTCATTATCTTCAATATACTCTATGAAATGTCTAACTATTTCTGGATCAAATTGCTTTCCTGCATGTTTTTTCAATTCACTTATGGCTTTCTTTTTATCAATCGCTTTTCTATAGATCTTATCCCGAGTCATAATATCATAGGAATCTACTACGTTTATTATTCTTGCCATTAATGGTATTTCTTCACCTTTTAAACCTAAAGGATATCCACTTCCATCCCATTTTTCATGATGTGTTAATACGCTCTTAGCTACATTTCCAAGTTCACTAGACGCATTAATGATTCTATATCCAATTTCTGTATGAGTCTTCATTATTTCAAACTCTTCATCTGTAAGCTTTCCAGGCTTTAATAGAATCTCTTCATTAATTCCTATCTTTCCTATATCATGAAGACTTGCTACTAAAATTAATTCATCTAAATCTGAAATTTTTAGTTTCATTTTTTCCCCTAAAGCTAGAGCATATTTTTGTACTCGTTCAGCATGTTCATTAGTCTCCATATTCTTTTCTTCTAAACTTTTTCTAAGGGATTCCATAATTGAACTTTTGATACTCTTTTTATCCAATAGCTTCTGACGATATACCTTTTCTTCTACCTTCTTAATACAATTGTATATATCATCTTTCAAATCATATTTCACGCTTTCCCCAAGTGCTATACTTAATTGTATGAAATCTGATTCCGTTTCTTCACATTTCCTTCGAATATCTCTAATAACTGCTTCACATTTAGATTGGCCACTATTTGGTAACAGAATTATAAATTCATCTCCCCCCCATCTAAATACATATCCTTGTAAATCACATATGTGTTTTAATATATTAGATATATTTTTTAATAATTTATCGCCTTCCAAATGGCCTAATGTATCATTAACTAACTTAAGACCATTAACATCTCCCATAATTATTCCCAATGGAAGATACTTTTCATAGTTTAATTCTTTAATCTTTTCTTCAAAGCTATATCTATTATATGTTCCTGTAAGTATATCAGTTTGGCTTAGATATCTTAACTTTTCTTCCATGTTCTTTCTTTCAGTTATATCTCTAGATAATCCAACTACCCCCCAAACTTCTCCATCATCATTTATGACAGGTATCTTAATATTTTCTTCTATTCTTTCTTCCCCATTTTCATCCTTCACCTTATCTTCATAGTATTTAGCTTTCTTCGTACTAATAATTTTTTTATCTAGTTCTATAAATTTTACTGCCGTTTCCTTATCGTCATATATTTCTATATCGCTTTTCCCAATTATATCAGTTACGCCTTTTTTATTATAAAATTCCCTAAACTTCTTATTATATCCTATAAATCTACTTTCTGTATCTTTATAAAAAATGGATTCTGGCACTGCATCTATTATTGTTCTCAATATATTCTTTTGATTTTCTATATAAATTTCTCTTTCTTTTCTATCATTTATATCCATAACGATGCCTGCTACCGCTTTATTATGGCCATTATCATCTTTTATGGGGAATATATAACATTCAATAAATGAGCCGTTCACTATTCCTTCTACTACACATACATTTGAACTTTGCAAACACTCTTTTACATTTTTGTTATATATGTTAACTTTTTCTGGCAAAAAAACTTCTTCACTATATTTTCCAATGGCCTCTTCTAATTTTATCTTAAACTTATCTTCATAATGTT
This genomic interval carries:
- a CDS encoding M16 family metallopeptidase; translation: MQEYIFENNFKLIYKHTDSELTSICISIDAGAGVENEKYGVAHATEHMVYKGTRNRTEKQINEDLTNVFGFNNAMTNYPYVIYYGTLLGPDLEKGLELLSDIIINPTFGDDGFKEEMDVIKQELEEWDEELEQYCEDKLFFNCFNSRRIKYPIIGTKNSLESMTLSDIKKFYNKYYFPQNTSIVVISSREFEKVKYIINKYFGQWKVKLDKNDGSNKLNCKKIEYEYPKVEVLNNKRNGIKTCRVEIICPIDNLTSIEMKSLRIFNQYFGEGVNSLLYDILRTENGLIYDVITKIANENYIKLYKITFNTAKENVDKAISLIKECIGKVELSQYHIDRMQMEQLIKSFKLKRLFREEQSIVLAKELATYDSMFGDYKIYIDEINGLDELTEEMIFEVGKKVLKNLSIQIIEVCS
- the scfB gene encoding thioether cross-link-forming SCIFF peptide maturase, encoding MALIHKFKQGENYFVLDVNTGAVHVVDELVYDILDDDKLRNKKEILESLKGKYDEEELSEAYDEIQELAEDGILYSEDQYEDIAHSSMEDRDYIKAICLNVIHGCNLRCKYCFADEGEYHGHGGVMSADTAKKAIDYVIKRSGPRKNIEIDLFGGEPTLIMDTIKEIIAYARDNEEKWGKRIRFTMTTNATLLTPEMMDYMDKEMGNIILSLDGRKEVNDNVRIKPDKSGSYDDIVPNIKEMIKRRTPGKTYYVRGTFTRENTDFYQDVMAMVNEGFRELSIEPVVLEDGHPLALRESDIDTIFDNYDKLYEEMATRKREGNDEFKFYHFNIDLQGGPCVYKRISGCGAGFEYVAITPQGEVYPCHQFVGKEEFKLGSIYDDTYDTDLAKKFKKSHIYNKPKCRECWAKFYCSGGCQANNFNFNGDMNIPYEIGCKMQKKRIECAIALKAVEK
- the scfA gene encoding six-cysteine ranthipeptide SCIFF, with amino-acid sequence MKHIKTINKPNIKNSLCKPGCKECANSCQSACKTSCTVANLECEN
- a CDS encoding helix-turn-helix transcriptional regulator codes for the protein MTKGIFRPKLVHRKRITSMLSQIFEVPVFFISAPMGYGKTTSVRNFLENKKEIQTIWFDVGNKKNDDIWMWYKFCKSIKSSNLSLSERLSEYGFPKNDNYVYEIIDIIKDELKQKTVIVIDDWYDKENEYINDFLKTICLEEIFNLHIVIISRNRPSNEYIELELKQKCIIMWQDDISFTFEETVEFFKLNGIKLSYKEKKEVYEYTGGWPSATYLALLQYHNENTFDDIPKATELIKIAAYDKFDETTKEILLKLALVENFTLEQAIYITGNQKCRLIIKNLISNNCFIRYDSKSKLYTMHSILKSALQEELLYSNIDFNKVNNASGDWYSKNNEDIQAIKYYYKAKNFKRVLDLMERNYTIDLTSLWQRIINSVFDELNINEKINRPVAYLTYLFFYILYGNGVIARERLYEAKSIYEKDENLKDKNQVLGEIAFLESLLSMNDVEKMIEYHKKAYEFFNGGTSKIANDKMPVTFGSPHFLCLYYRERGKLKESAECFEKGIKYFIRISNGGATGSNYLIKAEYLFETGNVDEAELFAYKALHKAKIKKQTSIIICSLFLLMRICLNKNNRREATSKLEILIKEYQKLNIPSFLKGEEIPMGYIYGITGNLEEINKCVKNYERPKMQNISPVITLRYIVSALAMMLKESYIELEVQAETMLEVCKNKNGMFGIIYSYIFDSIAKYNLYGIEKAKDSLMKAISYAKEDHVVMCFAELAPYILPILRHIEKEEEYVKVLLPNCEKFNYMYMKNYSDDEKIELTPRESEVMNLVNKGYKQSEISEKLNIALITVKKHIAAVYSKLEVKNKTTALNILKEKGII
- the htpG gene encoding molecular chaperone HtpG produces the protein MIKENGNISIDTENIFPIIKKWLYSDKDIFIREVISNACDAISKFQRLVSLGEANIDKEESYKVTVSINKENKTLKFIDNGIGMTEEEVKKYITQVAFSGATDFVEKYKDKMDEGKDIIGHFGLGFYSTFMVSDKVQIDTLSYKSEAEAVKWVCNEGGTEYEISTSEERTTRGTTITLYINEESKEFLEEYKVREIIKKYCSFLPTEIYLEDENKPKEEPKYVTKKKEDGTEYQELVEPEAPKPLNDTKPLWIKAPKDCTDEEYKDFYRKVFMDFNEPLFWIHLNVDYPFNLKGILYFPKLTHEFEATEGQVKLYNNQVFVADNIKEVIPDFLLLLKGTIDCPDLPLNVSRSFLQNDKEVSKISNHIIKKVADKLVDLFKNSREEFNKFWPDIQIFIKYGCLRDQKFYEKIKDIIIFKNLKDEFVTLKDYLEANKEKHENKVFYVNDEKQQSQYIKMFKEYDLDAVILNCSLDDHFISFLEMHESGVKFNRIDSDISDTLGSKTDENDETQKALNKEIEHVFKTALGEKVNKLSVEALKNTETPALILVSEESRRMAQMSKMYAKSGMNFPGMFNEEKTLVVNNKNTIIKKLVEVSKDDSKKDEVRTICEHIMDLAKIANKELDANEMDEFIKRSNQLLSRVIEL
- a CDS encoding sensor domain-containing diguanylate cyclase/phosphohydrolase, which produces MQQVDMLKTYKLFLNNLPWPVWIEGIDSKILYLNKHYEDKFKIKLEEAIGKYSEEVFLPEKVNIYNKNVKECLQSSNVCVVEGIVNGSFIECYIFPIKDDNGHNKAVAGIVMDINDRKEREIYIENQKNILRTIIDAVPESIFYKDTESRFIGYNKKFREFYNKKGVTDIIGKSDIEIYDDKETAVKFIELDKKIISTKKAKYYEDKVKDENGEERIEENIKIPVINDDGEVWGVVGLSRDITERKNMEEKLRYLSQTDILTGTYNRYSFEEKIKELNYEKYLPLGIIMGDVNGLKLVNDTLGHLEGDKLLKNISNILKHICDLQGYVFRWGGDEFIILLPNSGQSKCEAVIRDIRRKCEETESDFIQLSIALGESVKYDLKDDIYNCIKKVEEKVYRQKLLDKKSIKSSIMESLRKSLEEKNMETNEHAERVQKYALALGEKMKLKISDLDELILVASLHDIGKIGINEEILLKPGKLTDEEFEIMKTHTEIGYRIINASSELGNVAKSVLTHHEKWDGSGYPLGLKGEEIPLMARIINVVDSYDIMTRDKIYRKAIDKKKAISELKKHAGKQFDPEIVRHFIEYIEDNEV